GTAGATTTTCACTGAGATAATAACCACTACacacgtgatgaagaggaaggaaactacAGCCAGAGCCAACACTAAGTAAAAAGTCAGGTTGTCGTTGTACTCCTTGTCGTGCGTAAAGTCAGTGAACTCCGACAGCACTTCAGGGAAGCTGTCCGCCACCGCCACGTTAACAACGACTGTAGCTGAACGAGAGGGCTGCCCGTTGTCCTCCACTATAACAGTCAGTCTTTGTTTCACTGCGTCTTTATCAGTGACTTGGCGGATAGTTCTTATTTCTCCATTCTGTGAGCCCACTTCAAACAGCGCCCTGTCTGTGGCTTTCTGCAGTTTATAGGAGAGCCAGGCATTCTGTCCAGAGTCCACATCCACAGCCACCACTTTAGTGACCAGATAGCCCACATCTGCTGAACGAGGCACCATCTCAGCCACCAGAGAGCCACCAGTCTGGACTGGGTACAGAACCTGAGGGGGGTTGTCATTCTGGTCCTGGATCAGTATTTTCACAGTCACGTTACTactcagtggaggagaaccTCCATCCTGAGCTTTGACAACTAACGGAAGTTCTTTAATTTGCTCATAATCAAACGAACGCACTGCATGAATAACTCCAGTTTCACTGTTGATGGAGACGTAAGACGAGGTTGGATTACCACTGATCTGTGTTTCCTCTAGAAGATACGAAATTCTGGCGTTTTGATTCCAATCAATATCTCGTGCTTTGACAGAAAATATGGACATTCCAGGGGAATTGTTTTCTGCCACGTGAGCAACGTAGTTAATTTGGTCAAATGACGGGGCGTTGTCATTCACGTCAGAGATTTTCAAACGTAATATTGTTGTAGTTGACAAAGATGGCGATCCTGAATCGGCAGCCCTAACAGTTATGTTATACTCTGGCACAACTTCTCTGTCAAAGGGTGAGTCCGTTAGTAACGCATAGTAATTAGTtaatgttgattttattttaaaagggaGGCTTCTGTCTGTTGTACAAATAATCTGACCATTTAGTTCTGAGTCTGCGTCAATCACATTAATTATTGCAACTGTGGTGCCCAAGGGAGAGTCCTCCGGCACCGGGCTCGAGAATGACATCACATTTATGACAGGTGCATTATCATTGACGTCTAAAATCTCGATTAGCACCTTACTTGAATCTGTCAAACCTCCTTGGTCCATAGCCTCAATCATAATTTCATATTTCTTATCTTTTTCATAATCAACTTGCCCTGAAAGTGTTATGGTTCCTGTTGTGCTGTCTAAATGAAATATGTCAGCCAACTGCGATTTCATATTTGAAAATCTATATGTAACCTGACCGTTTGATCCACTGTCTGCATCACTTGCATTCACTGTCGCGATATAGGTGCCTTTTAAAGCGTTTTCATGAACAGCAGCTCTGTATAGAGACTGGTTAAATACAGGTGGATTATCATTAATATCGAgcactgtaatatatatatttactgtaccGGATCTATGCGGAGTTCCACCGTCAACAGCGATGAGCCTCAGTGATATTTTTGGCTCGGTTTCTCTGTCTAATGGTTTTTGTAAGATCATCTCGGCATATTTTCGACCATCTGGACTtgagtgttgctttaaattaaatatgtcgTTGGCAGATAGAATATATTTCTGCAGACCGTTACTGCCCGCATCTGTGTCCTCCGCACTGGCTAATAAAAAGCGCGAGCCCAGTGCAGCTGACTCacttatttcaaatgtaatttcatCGTTTTCAAAGGTAGGAGAGTTATCATTTATGTCAGTTATTTCCACTGTTATTCGGTGCAACTCCATTGGATTTTCTAAAATCACCTCAAAGCTGAAGCTGCACGGTGTCACGTCTCCACAAAGCAGCTCTCGGTCTATCCTCTCGTTCACGACTAAGATGcctttgtctgttttcagcTCGGTGTACTGGATGCTTTGTCCGGTCACGATACGGGCACGGCCAGAACGGAGCCTTTGCACATCTAATCCAAGGTCTTGAGCTACGTTTCCAATAACTGAGCCCTTTTTCATCTCCTCTGGAATTGTATACCTTATTTGACCGGATACGATGTGACTGAAACACCACAGGAACAGCAGAAACGGCACTACTGGCGTACAATTCAAACGCCATTTTACGCAGGAGGGAGGATAATTTCCAAACGCCATTGTACAAAAAAGATAAGATACGATACCAACAGCCTGCTACATAAAatccagaaaaaacaaagtcGGTGGAATCAAGAAATCCTTCGATATTAAAGTCCTCACTCCGaatgtatttc
This window of the Paralichthys olivaceus isolate ysfri-2021 chromosome 9, ASM2471397v2, whole genome shotgun sequence genome carries:
- the LOC138411404 gene encoding protocadherin gamma-A1-like, whose product is MAFGNYPPSCVKWRLNCTPVVPFLLFLWCFSHIVSGQIRYTIPEEMKKGSVIGNVAQDLGLDVQRLRSGRARIVTGQSIQYTELKTDKGILVVNERIDRELLCGDVTPCSFSFEVILENPMELHRITVEITDINDNSPTFENDEITFEISESAALGSRFLLASAEDTDAGSNGLQKYILSANDIFNLKQHSSPDGRKYAEMILQKPLDRETEPKISLRLIAVDGGTPHRSGTVNIYITVLDINDNPPVFNQSLYRAAVHENALKGTYIATVNASDADSGSNGQVTYRFSNMKSQLADIFHLDSTTGTITLSGQVDYEKDKKYEIMIEAMDQGGLTDSSKVLIEILDVNDNAPVINVMSFSSPVPEDSPLGTTVAIINVIDADSELNGQIICTTDRSLPFKIKSTLTNYYALLTDSPFDREVVPEYNITVRAADSGSPSLSTTTILRLKISDVNDNAPSFDQINYVAHVAENNSPGMSIFSVKARDIDWNQNARISYLLEETQISGNPTSSYVSINSETGVIHAVRSFDYEQIKELPLVVKAQDGGSPPLSSNVTVKILIQDQNDNPPQVLYPVQTGGSLVAEMVPRSADVGYLVTKVVAVDVDSGQNAWLSYKLQKATDRALFEVGSQNGEIRTIRQVTDKDAVKQRLTVIVEDNGQPSRSATVVVNVAVADSFPEVLSEFTDFTHDKEYNDNLTFYLVLALAVVSFLFITCVVVIISVKIYRWRQSRVLYHSNLPVIPYYPPRYSDTLGTGTLQHVYNYEVCRTTDSRKSDCKFGRAGSQNVLIMDPSSTGTMQRIQSEKSILDEPDSPLEVRPLTFRFVPLNDVCGLVNSQCHCVLI